From Uloborus diversus isolate 005 chromosome 8, Udiv.v.3.1, whole genome shotgun sequence, a single genomic window includes:
- the LOC129227860 gene encoding fatty acyl-CoA reductase wat-like has product MELEDYSNLTPVQRFFYGKSVFLTGVTGLVGKVLLEKLLRCCPGIKTVYVLARSKKNLNARERLEKIFQTELFSKVKQVHPNFRSNVCIVEGDITLNGLGLSLEDFGKIQAHVSIVMHVAASVNFSSPLK; this is encoded by the exons ATGGAGCTCGAAGATTATTCCAATTTGACTCCAGTGCAAAGGTTTTTCTACGGGAAGTCTGTGTTTCTTACTGGAGTAACTGGTTTGGTAGGAAAg GTTTTGCTGGAGAAGCTACTACGATGTTGTCCAGGAATAAAAACAGTTTATGTGTTGGCGAGGTCAAAGAAGAATTTAAACGCTCGCGAACGATTAGAGAAGATTTTCCAAACAGAG cTATTTAGCAAAGTGAAACAAGTGCATCCAAATTTCCGCAGCAATGTTTGCATTGTGGAAGGAGACATAACCCTGAATGGACTCGGACTGTCATTGGAAGATTTCGGAAAGATTCAAGCCCATGTTTCGATCGTGATGCATGTAGCTGCAAGTGTGAATTTCAGCAGCCCTTTGAAGTAA